One stretch of Chryseobacterium fluminis DNA includes these proteins:
- a CDS encoding recombinase family protein, whose translation MKIGYARVSTKDQNLNLQIEALEKAGCEKTYMEKISGTTKNRPELDKMIEQFREGDELYVWRLDRLGRSLKNIIDLVLSLSDKGIIIKGITDGVDTSTVNGRLFLNIMASLSEYERELIRERTNAGLQSARARGRLGGRPKGYTKETISKLLLLRNIYKDITKSPEEIYKPFGLTRATFYRYAKILDNHTDEEIKKMAIKK comes from the coding sequence ATGAAAATAGGATATGCCCGGGTTTCAACCAAAGACCAAAATTTAAATTTACAGATTGAAGCGCTTGAAAAAGCTGGCTGCGAAAAAACTTACATGGAGAAAATTTCCGGTACAACAAAAAATCGTCCGGAGCTTGATAAGATGATCGAACAGTTTAGAGAAGGTGATGAACTTTATGTATGGAGACTGGACCGATTAGGAAGAAGCTTAAAAAATATCATTGATTTGGTTTTAAGTTTAAGTGATAAAGGTATTATCATAAAAGGTATAACCGATGGAGTGGATACTTCCACCGTGAACGGTAGACTCTTTTTAAATATAATGGCATCCTTATCTGAATATGAGCGCGAGCTAATCCGGGAGAGAACCAATGCCGGTTTACAATCTGCCAGAGCAAGAGGTAGATTGGGTGGTAGACCGAAGGGCTATACTAAGGAAACAATTTCAAAACTTTTACTTTTACGTAATATATATAAGGATATCACTAAAAGTCCGGAAGAAATTTATAAACCGTTTGGATTGACAAGAGCAACTTTTTATAGGTATGCTAAAATTCTGGATAATCATACGGATGAAGAAATAAAGAAAATGGCAATTAAAAAATAA
- a CDS encoding IS3 family transposase (programmed frameshift) translates to MATPKKKPTEKFVKDIRQNTRRIFTAEQKILIVMEGLRAETSVAELCRNHNIAQSQFYAWNKEFMEAGKKRLNGDVAREATSDEVSDLKKENARLKEIVADLVVRYDIVKKSRQAGLIDKYRKYMRLSAAEKYEIIQTVTTSELGVKRTLESFGIARSSFYKWYQSYLENGYDGLETTKRTNHRQWNSIPERQKDLVVEIALEHTELSARELAYKITDEQSVFISESSVYRILKQRDLIPAPNHFLLSAANEFKDKTEFVHQMWQTDFTYFKIIGWGWYYLSTILDDYSRYIIHWELCDSMKAEDVKRTVDTAIKKAKLKTKAKPKLLSDNGSCYVSNELKSYLKDDLRMKQVHGKPMHPQTQGKIERYHRTMKNVVKLNHFYHPEELIQALEKFVENYNNKRYHESINNLTPADVYFGRSEQILEKRKQTKAESIRKRRQIYNQQKLVSL, encoded by the exons ATGGCAACACCGAAAAAGAAACCGACCGAGAAATTCGTAAAAGATATTCGGCAGAACACCCGCAGAATATTCACTGCAGAGCAAAAGATTTTAATCGTGATGGAAGGTCTTCGAGCGGAGACTTCCGTAGCCGAACTTTGCAGGAACCATAATATTGCACAGTCGCAGTTTTATGCCTGGAACAAGGAGTTTATGGAAGCAGGAAAGAAGCGCTTAAATGGAGATGTCGCTCGCGAGGCTACGAGTGATGAAGTATCAGATCTGAAGAAGGAAAATGCACGTTTGAAAGAGATCGTAGCTGATCTGGTCGTTCGCTATGACATTGTAAAAAAAAGT AGACAGGCTGGATTAATCGATAAATACAGGAAATATATGAGATTATCGGCAGCTGAGAAATACGAGATCATTCAAACGGTAACCACAAGTGAACTCGGCGTGAAACGAACCTTGGAAAGTTTTGGAATTGCTAGAAGCAGCTTTTACAAATGGTATCAAAGCTACTTGGAAAACGGCTATGATGGCTTGGAAACTACGAAAAGAACAAACCATAGGCAATGGAACAGCATTCCTGAAAGACAGAAAGATCTGGTAGTAGAGATCGCTTTGGAACACACCGAATTATCTGCAAGGGAACTGGCCTACAAAATTACCGATGAGCAAAGTGTTTTTATTTCAGAATCTAGTGTTTACCGGATTTTGAAGCAAAGAGACTTAATCCCGGCACCGAATCATTTTCTTCTTTCGGCAGCAAATGAGTTCAAAGACAAAACGGAATTTGTGCATCAAATGTGGCAGACAGATTTTACTTATTTCAAGATCATAGGCTGGGGATGGTACTATCTGAGCACGATCTTGGACGATTACAGCCGCTACATCATTCACTGGGAGCTATGCGACTCAATGAAAGCCGAAGATGTGAAACGAACGGTGGACACAGCCATTAAAAAAGCAAAATTAAAGACCAAAGCCAAACCGAAACTGCTCTCGGACAACGGTTCCTGCTACGTCTCCAATGAGTTGAAAAGCTATCTGAAAGACGATTTAAGGATGAAACAGGTTCACGGAAAACCAATGCATCCGCAGACCCAGGGCAAGATTGAACGTTATCACAGAACGATGAAAAATGTAGTGAAACTAAATCATTTTTATCATCCCGAGGAACTCATCCAGGCACTGGAGAAGTTTGTAGAAAACTACAATAACAAGCGCTATCACGAGTCGATAAATAACCTCACTCCAGCAGATGTGTACTTCGGAAGATCAGAACAGATTTTGGAAAAAAGAAAGCAAACAAAAGCGGAATCCATCCGAAAAAGAAGACAAATATATAACCAACAAAAATTAGTAAGTTTATAA
- a CDS encoding T9SS type A sorting domain-containing protein, producing the protein MRKTTLLFIWSLMISSFASAQTSTEQFETESVGSTNFTDNGVIFNTLSTVATYKVNVIQAGGWNGIAADNRFIDNTGTATSQNANSSLAIKTTSNLFKVNRFWAYLGDANGNLGSAGTVTITGRLSGVTKFTQTKTTGFTASTGSTNGYTLIDMTNLNGQNYSNIVIDELRITIGGNFRYMKLDAFTWVKDSSIVLAANDVKTFKKETRIYPNPTSGPITINTIENTRFEIYSHAGELVKTFNAVKGASQADISDLPKGIYILKSASEAHKIIKE; encoded by the coding sequence ATGAGAAAAACAACTCTACTTTTTATCTGGAGTCTAATGATTTCCAGCTTCGCATCTGCACAAACGAGTACCGAGCAGTTTGAAACTGAATCTGTGGGTTCTACAAACTTTACGGATAACGGAGTTATTTTTAATACTCTTTCAACAGTAGCAACCTATAAGGTTAATGTTATACAAGCAGGTGGATGGAATGGTATAGCAGCGGACAACCGTTTTATTGATAATACCGGGACAGCGACGTCACAAAATGCTAATTCATCGCTGGCCATTAAAACCACATCAAACTTGTTTAAGGTAAACAGATTCTGGGCCTATTTGGGTGATGCCAACGGAAACCTGGGTAGTGCAGGAACAGTTACTATAACAGGAAGGCTATCAGGAGTTACTAAGTTTACCCAAACCAAAACCACGGGATTTACTGCATCCACAGGATCTACTAATGGGTATACTTTGATTGATATGACAAATCTAAATGGTCAAAACTATTCCAACATTGTAATTGATGAACTTAGAATTACCATAGGTGGAAATTTCAGGTATATGAAACTGGATGCATTTACCTGGGTAAAAGACAGCAGTATAGTACTGGCTGCTAATGATGTCAAAACTTTCAAAAAAGAAACAAGGATTTATCCTAATCCTACAAGCGGACCTATCACTATTAACACTATTGAAAATACAAGGTTTGAAATATATAGCCACGCCGGAGAGTTAGTGAAAACTTTCAATGCAGTTAAGGGGGCGAGCCAGGCAGATATTTCAGATCTCCCAAAAGGCATATACATTCTAAAATCAGCTTCAGAAGCTCACAAAATAATTAAAGAATAA
- a CDS encoding response regulator transcription factor: MKKIQIVEDNEDIRDILEILLVSENYEVMSFGSVGEFASRDNAFKPDLYLFDVMLPDGSGIDLCQQIKQDINTGQLPVIMMSAHANLSNIKATYQPDDFISKPFDISNVVGKIESLLN; encoded by the coding sequence ATGAAAAAGATACAAATAGTTGAAGATAATGAAGACATTAGAGATATTTTAGAAATTTTGCTGGTTTCTGAGAATTATGAGGTGATGTCTTTTGGATCTGTTGGGGAATTTGCCAGTCGGGATAATGCATTCAAACCAGATCTTTATTTATTTGATGTTATGCTGCCGGATGGATCGGGAATTGACCTCTGTCAGCAAATTAAGCAGGATATAAATACTGGTCAATTACCTGTAATTATGATGAGTGCTCATGCAAACTTAAGCAATATAAAAGCTACCTACCAGCCTGACGATTTTATATCTAAACCATTTGATATTAGTAATGTTGTGGGAAAAATTGAAAGTCTTCTTAATTAA
- a CDS encoding ATP-binding protein codes for MNEDALDLCSREPIHIPGFIQSHGYLVILNPELNIIYCSDNLYQLHDHLPQELCGMPVLSINILFDKGENDNFIHDFIKLSWQGRYFKPLNPYVVMIEGQNYNMVISLSGENYILDFEPELSDLYSDPQNLIGASLSQMLADKNINAILANTVTQIKNIIGYDRIMIYKFHEDGHGEVVAEEKEEMFDTWLGLHYPASDIPKQARELYIKNLIRLIADVNQTPISISGIENIPADLTNSTLRAVSPVHIRYLKNMGVSSSFSVSIVVDDQLWGLIACHNYTPRFINYRQRETAKLIGQVLSSCVGLRSQEKIQKESMELQVAVMEVTRNLLSSSKIESFIEDSADVILPCYKASGIAFIFEGKVYASGNVPDDDRIMKIGAFLENSQQDVIVSTDCKSDFPNIDMCSSNFAGLLACRLTADLKDCLILFRTEISLTVRWAGDPAKIVHYDKTGQPFISPRNSFEQWSQEVQGRAEDWSENEKRTLLEIRDEINFAIGRKISELRILNEKLRDAYAELDTFAYTVSHDLKTPLTAIKAFAELIGRKTSEMDILRMSDKIVDNSDRLHQMITTVLEYSKVGQQYIKKQTIDMTLLIDEIKGQLIINPINEKLQLNVFSTPDIEGDPVLIFQVFLNVIENAVKYSHLTEAPKVSVKGYAQNNEIVYEITDNGIGMNEEQQSKIFGLFSRANNVSEFEGSGVGLATVKKIMNRHDATINVKSVERQGSNFILKFPFE; via the coding sequence ATGAATGAAGATGCTTTAGATCTGTGCAGCAGAGAACCTATCCATATTCCGGGATTTATCCAGTCCCATGGTTATCTTGTAATTCTAAATCCTGAACTTAACATAATTTATTGTAGCGATAATTTATACCAGCTTCATGATCATTTGCCTCAGGAATTATGCGGTATGCCTGTTTTGTCGATTAACATCCTTTTTGATAAAGGCGAAAATGATAATTTTATACATGATTTTATCAAATTATCATGGCAGGGAAGATATTTTAAACCACTGAACCCTTATGTAGTGATGATTGAAGGTCAAAATTATAACATGGTTATCTCTTTATCAGGGGAAAATTATATTCTGGATTTTGAGCCTGAATTATCAGATCTATATTCCGATCCTCAAAATTTGATTGGGGCTAGCTTGTCCCAGATGCTTGCTGATAAAAATATCAATGCTATTTTAGCAAATACGGTGACGCAAATAAAAAATATAATTGGGTATGACCGGATTATGATTTATAAATTCCATGAAGATGGGCATGGTGAGGTGGTTGCGGAAGAAAAGGAAGAAATGTTTGACACGTGGCTTGGCCTGCATTATCCTGCATCGGATATTCCTAAGCAGGCACGGGAGCTGTATATCAAAAATCTTATCCGGTTAATTGCAGATGTAAATCAAACTCCTATAAGTATATCAGGTATAGAGAATATCCCTGCTGATCTAACCAACAGTACCTTAAGAGCAGTGTCACCTGTTCACATCCGTTACTTAAAAAACATGGGCGTAAGCTCCAGCTTCAGTGTATCCATTGTCGTTGATGATCAGTTATGGGGGCTTATTGCATGTCATAATTATACACCGCGGTTCATCAATTACAGACAACGAGAAACCGCTAAGCTTATCGGGCAGGTACTAAGTTCATGCGTAGGTCTGCGAAGCCAGGAAAAAATACAGAAGGAAAGTATGGAACTCCAGGTAGCAGTGATGGAAGTAACACGTAACCTCTTAAGCAGTTCGAAGATAGAAAGTTTTATAGAAGATAGTGCCGATGTGATCCTTCCATGTTATAAAGCTTCAGGCATTGCTTTTATTTTTGAGGGTAAAGTTTATGCATCCGGTAATGTTCCTGATGATGATAGAATAATGAAAATCGGAGCGTTTCTGGAAAATAGCCAGCAAGATGTTATTGTTTCAACTGACTGCAAATCAGACTTTCCCAATATAGATATGTGTAGCAGTAATTTTGCGGGTCTTCTGGCTTGTCGTCTTACTGCCGACCTTAAAGATTGCTTGATCCTGTTCAGAACCGAAATTTCACTCACCGTACGGTGGGCTGGTGATCCTGCAAAAATTGTCCATTATGACAAAACGGGCCAACCTTTTATATCACCCAGAAATTCTTTTGAGCAGTGGTCTCAGGAGGTTCAGGGCAGAGCAGAAGACTGGTCGGAAAATGAGAAAAGGACCCTGCTGGAGATTAGGGACGAGATCAATTTTGCTATAGGAAGAAAAATTTCCGAGTTAAGAATACTCAATGAAAAGCTTAGGGATGCTTATGCGGAACTAGACACTTTTGCCTACACGGTTTCGCACGATCTGAAAACGCCTCTGACGGCTATCAAAGCTTTTGCAGAGTTAATCGGCAGAAAAACATCAGAAATGGATATTCTGAGAATGTCCGATAAAATCGTAGATAATTCCGACAGGCTTCACCAGATGATTACAACGGTTCTGGAATATTCCAAAGTCGGGCAGCAGTATATCAAGAAGCAGACCATTGATATGACATTACTGATTGATGAAATCAAAGGGCAGCTTATCATTAATCCTATTAATGAAAAACTCCAGCTGAATGTTTTTTCAACGCCGGATATTGAAGGGGATCCTGTTCTAATCTTTCAGGTTTTTCTAAATGTGATTGAAAATGCAGTTAAGTATTCTCATTTAACGGAAGCTCCTAAAGTATCGGTAAAAGGTTATGCTCAAAATAATGAAATTGTATATGAAATCACAGACAATGGAATTGGAATGAATGAGGAGCAGCAGTCAAAAATTTTTGGACTTTTCAGCCGCGCCAATAACGTTTCAGAATTTGAAGGCAGTGGAGTAGGGCTTGCTACAGTAAAAAAAATCATGAACAGACATGATGCAACGATTAATGTAAAGAGTGTAGAGCGACAAGGAAGTAATTTTATTTTGAAATTTCCTTTTGAGTAG
- a CDS encoding tail fiber domain-containing protein — MKKYLLPAFLLLALYSNAQVGINNVVPKATLDISVINSNTPANTDGLLIPRINSFPVTNPTADQNSMLVYLSLPTPAGSPFGANSPGYYYWNFPQLTWVPLNNSGSVWLINGNSSTVDGTNFLGTIDNTPLNFRINNERSGRISTIQTFFGYRSGNSDTGNNNAGIGDNALYANITGNNNAAFGSSTLSNNTTGSENVAVGRNALSQNTTASGNTAVGFEASYSNAVTGGNVSVGYQALRNNTTDSNTAIGYQALTGNVSGSANTAIGRGTLSASGNGSSNTAVGKESMQNNTSGENNSAVGIQSLRSNTTGNDNTATGAFALYSNTSGTNNSSYGINSMRSTITGGSNTGMGKEAMYNNTTGNGNVALGFASMYANIDGNDNVAVGTDAGRDNSSGSGNVAIGHDASRINTLGSWNVAVGNLALYNNINGNNNTALGNSADVTAANISNATAIGNGAKVNISNKVRIGNENVTVIEGQVAMSVASDRRYKEKIAPIPLGLDFINQLEPVEYIKKNDPEKRMEWGLIAQDLENILGKNNYKNAAIINNGRSDNDFLSVRYNDLFAPIIRSIQELSESDKKNEKLEKIINEQELKIRDLNLKLDLLEKKINQMTSSGVL, encoded by the coding sequence ATGAAAAAATATTTATTACCAGCCTTTTTGTTGTTGGCCTTATACTCAAATGCTCAGGTGGGAATTAACAATGTAGTTCCAAAAGCTACGTTAGACATCTCTGTCATTAACAGCAATACGCCGGCCAATACAGACGGACTGCTCATTCCCCGGATTAATTCGTTTCCGGTGACTAATCCAACGGCGGATCAAAACAGCATGTTGGTGTATTTAAGCTTACCGACACCCGCGGGATCACCATTCGGTGCAAATTCTCCGGGATATTACTACTGGAACTTCCCTCAGTTAACCTGGGTTCCGTTAAATAATTCCGGATCGGTCTGGCTCATCAATGGCAACAGTTCCACAGTAGACGGTACGAACTTTTTAGGGACCATTGACAATACTCCGCTGAACTTCAGAATCAATAACGAACGGTCCGGAAGAATAAGTACGATACAGACTTTCTTCGGATACAGATCCGGCAATAGTGACACCGGCAATAATAATGCAGGAATCGGCGACAATGCCTTATATGCTAATATTACGGGAAATAATAATGCTGCTTTCGGTTCAAGCACATTATCCAATAATACTACCGGAAGCGAAAATGTGGCGGTCGGAAGGAATGCTTTGAGCCAAAATACAACAGCTTCCGGAAATACGGCAGTCGGGTTTGAAGCCTCCTATTCCAATGCTGTTACCGGCGGAAATGTATCCGTAGGCTATCAGGCTCTGAGAAACAACACAACCGATTCCAATACGGCTATAGGATACCAGGCTTTAACCGGAAATGTATCCGGCAGCGCCAATACGGCCATCGGGCGAGGGACTTTAAGTGCTAGCGGTAACGGGAGCTCCAATACGGCCGTCGGCAAGGAATCCATGCAGAATAATACCTCCGGAGAGAATAACAGTGCGGTAGGCATCCAGTCTCTGCGAAGCAATACTACCGGAAATGACAATACAGCAACCGGCGCTTTTGCGCTCTACTCCAATACGAGTGGTACCAACAACTCGTCTTATGGAATCAATTCCATGAGATCTACCATTACCGGAGGCAGCAATACAGGGATGGGTAAAGAAGCCATGTATAATAATACCACAGGAAATGGCAATGTAGCCCTGGGGTTTGCCTCTATGTATGCCAATATTGATGGTAACGATAATGTAGCTGTAGGTACAGATGCCGGAAGAGACAACTCATCAGGATCAGGGAACGTGGCAATAGGCCATGACGCTTCCCGCATCAATACTTTAGGCAGCTGGAATGTGGCCGTAGGTAATCTGGCCCTTTACAATAATATAAATGGCAACAATAATACCGCGCTGGGTAATAGTGCCGATGTTACAGCTGCCAATATCAGCAATGCCACTGCGATCGGGAACGGAGCGAAGGTCAACATTTCCAATAAAGTAAGAATCGGTAATGAGAATGTCACGGTGATTGAAGGTCAGGTAGCGATGTCGGTGGCCTCAGACAGAAGATATAAAGAAAAAATAGCTCCGATACCATTGGGGTTAGACTTCATCAACCAGCTTGAACCTGTAGAATATATTAAAAAAAATGATCCCGAAAAGCGGATGGAATGGGGACTGATTGCCCAGGACCTTGAAAATATACTGGGTAAGAATAATTACAAAAACGCAGCCATTATCAATAACGGACGATCGGATAATGATTTTCTTTCGGTACGGTATAATGATCTTTTTGCCCCGATTATCAGAAGTATTCAGGAATTATCTGAATCAGACAAAAAAAATGAAAAACTGGAAAAAATTATTAATGAGCAGGAGTTAAAAATCAGGGACCTAAATTTAAAACTTGATCTTTTAGAGAAAAAAATTAATCAGATGACTTCTTCTGGAGTTCTTTAA
- a CDS encoding NUMOD4 domain-containing protein, translated as MQLPLELEDQYVKEILYNTDLDDLPGEEWKVIQDIENYAISNLGRVKSLERLTPMANGGFRKDGERIIRLSFVKYFNGYLQRTFYHVFCGFSLEGKKFRRSVARLVYYYFVEKFNMNDQHIAISYGDTNSLHLNYNNLELLSISELNRKKFREKRASHVKRAVNQYTVYGEQLSNFKSISAASKAIGTSAGGILSVLKKRSFTAGGFRWFHDDYIPEKKDFLTFKKNKTLHSKEILNFSLWEKLGKPDIDSMHPPACINLSLINLPGEQWKKYRILKVSISSLIEGGLSA; from the coding sequence ATGCAACTACCTCTAGAATTGGAAGACCAATACGTGAAAGAAATCCTATATAATACTGACCTGGATGATCTTCCGGGTGAAGAATGGAAAGTAATTCAGGATATTGAAAACTATGCAATCTCTAATCTTGGAAGGGTAAAAAGCCTGGAGCGGCTGACTCCAATGGCCAATGGAGGCTTTCGTAAGGATGGGGAAAGAATTATCAGACTAAGTTTTGTAAAATACTTTAACGGTTATCTTCAGCGTACTTTCTATCATGTGTTTTGTGGATTTTCCCTTGAAGGTAAGAAGTTTCGTAGGTCGGTTGCCCGCCTTGTTTATTATTATTTTGTTGAGAAATTTAATATGAATGATCAGCATATAGCTATTTCCTATGGTGATACTAATTCTCTTCATCTGAACTATAATAATTTAGAACTACTTTCCATTAGTGAATTAAACCGTAAGAAATTTCGTGAAAAAAGGGCTAGTCATGTTAAGCGGGCTGTTAATCAATATACCGTGTATGGTGAACAACTTTCTAATTTTAAAAGCATTAGTGCTGCCAGTAAAGCCATAGGAACCAGTGCAGGCGGTATACTGTCTGTGTTGAAAAAAAGAAGTTTTACAGCAGGAGGTTTCCGGTGGTTTCATGATGATTATATACCTGAGAAAAAAGATTTTTTAACGTTCAAAAAAAATAAAACTTTACATAGTAAAGAAATTCTTAATTTTTCCTTATGGGAAAAATTAGGCAAACCTGATATCGATTCAATGCATCCCCCTGCCTGTATAAATTTATCCCTTATCAATCTTCCAGGGGAGCAATGGAAGAAATACCGGATTTTAAAGGTCAGTATATCATCTCTAATAGAGGGAGGGTTAAGCGCATAA
- a CDS encoding Crp/Fnr family transcriptional regulator, translating to MRKMINDKYLRFHGAVEKTFSKGSYIFSNGNFQNHYYQITDGVVKLFSTGLNTLGMTFQLIRKGEQISLYSMFAEMPLLHDALALTDCRILVMPKECFNKIIEHDKVLMLKIIKHLSTESFSQPLMDSFSITDSPRVKIQQLFHNLKYEKVDQEKFSYEVRLKLKQIADLTNVDIEQIMPCIKSLEEQGLLKIVNDKIYF from the coding sequence ATGAGAAAGATGATTAATGATAAATATTTAAGATTTCATGGCGCTGTCGAGAAGACTTTCAGCAAAGGATCGTATATTTTTAGCAATGGAAACTTTCAAAATCATTATTATCAGATAACTGATGGCGTTGTGAAACTGTTTTCCACAGGATTAAATACCTTAGGTATGACTTTTCAATTGATAAGAAAAGGCGAACAAATAAGTCTTTACTCAATGTTTGCTGAAATGCCTTTACTTCATGATGCATTGGCACTTACAGACTGTCGTATTCTTGTGATGCCCAAAGAGTGCTTTAATAAGATTATAGAACATGATAAAGTTTTGATGTTAAAGATTATCAAACATCTTTCGACTGAATCTTTTTCTCAGCCGCTGATGGACTCCTTTTCAATCACAGATAGTCCAAGAGTCAAAATTCAGCAGCTATTTCACAACTTGAAATATGAGAAGGTTGATCAGGAGAAATTCTCTTATGAGGTTAGGCTGAAGTTAAAGCAAATCGCCGATTTAACAAATGTTGATATCGAACAAATAATGCCATGTATCAAATCCCTTGAAGAGCAGGGTTTATTGAAAATCGTTAATGATAAAATTTATTTTTAA
- a CDS encoding YihY/virulence factor BrkB family protein has product MKILNNFWGILKGTYKDWSARDLGTEAASLAYSAIFSIPGLLIIVIWITGIFFGEEAVRGEITKLIGSMMGKDVGKSMEEMVIGGMVDKKNVVMKIIGVVTLVFGATSLFFQFQKSLNKLWDVTAAPKKAWEKYLLDRANSLGMIVVIAFLLLITLLLSSFIGLANDWVIRRFGLETLIFVNIINIVVGLLVTLFLFAAMFKILPDVELQWKSVWVGAVVTAALFTLGKYILTFYFDKFNPSSSFGTAGTIILLLLWINYSFQIIFFGAESPKYTPKQWAINLSLQNMQDGALRLLRKKMRKR; this is encoded by the coding sequence ATGAAAATATTAAACAATTTTTGGGGAATACTTAAAGGAACCTATAAAGACTGGAGTGCAAGGGATTTAGGAACAGAAGCAGCCAGCCTGGCATACAGCGCAATTTTTTCAATCCCGGGTCTTCTGATTATCGTGATCTGGATTACAGGGATTTTTTTCGGCGAGGAGGCCGTACGTGGCGAAATTACAAAACTCATAGGAAGCATGATGGGCAAAGATGTCGGAAAGAGCATGGAAGAGATGGTTATAGGAGGAATGGTAGATAAAAAGAACGTGGTCATGAAAATTATCGGGGTCGTTACATTGGTCTTTGGTGCCACCTCATTGTTTTTTCAGTTTCAGAAATCCCTCAATAAGCTGTGGGATGTGACGGCGGCTCCTAAAAAAGCGTGGGAAAAATACCTTCTCGATCGCGCAAATTCGCTGGGAATGATCGTTGTCATTGCATTTCTTCTGCTGATTACCCTGCTTTTAAGTTCTTTTATTGGCCTCGCCAATGATTGGGTTATCCGCCGTTTCGGCCTTGAAACCCTGATTTTTGTAAACATCATCAACATTGTGGTGGGCCTGCTAGTTACACTTTTCCTTTTTGCAGCCATGTTCAAAATCCTCCCGGATGTTGAGCTACAGTGGAAATCAGTCTGGGTAGGAGCAGTGGTAACAGCAGCACTTTTTACGCTGGGAAAATATATCCTGACATTTTATTTCGATAAGTTCAATCCCAGCTCGTCTTTCGGTACGGCAGGAACCATTATTTTACTGCTTCTCTGGATCAATTACAGCTTTCAGATTATCTTTTTCGGTGCAGAATCACCAAAGTATACACCAAAACAATGGGCCATAAACTTAAGCCTTCAAAACATGCAAGATGGAGCCCTCAGACTGTTGCGCAAGAAGATGCGAAAGAGGTAG
- a CDS encoding IS3 family transposase (programmed frameshift), with the protein MKKERKIYDPALKTKAVQLSNERTNISELARELGIAVTLLYKWRKEYEEFGQGSFPGNGNLKLTPEQEKIHELEKKLKDAELERDILKKGNRHLLPERSMKYEFIKNNESIFPIEKMCYVLKLSSSGYYKWKNRSFSKKLLLKEKIKEQITSIYFSSKQRYRSPRIRFELNSLGYKISRITVAKYMKELGLRSKLSKKFKVTTNLKHNYLVVENLLNRNFIAEKPVQAWVSDITYIQTKEGFLYLTTVIDLYDQKIIGWSLSNGMSTEETSLAAWKMAVGNRKIADGLIFHSDRGIQYASRKFTNTLKFYEVTRSMSRKGNCWDNAVAESFFKSLKTELIYGNKLITKEKMKLEIFEYIEVWYNKKRRHSTLNYQTIEEFNNQNKM; encoded by the exons ATGAAAAAAGAGCGAAAAATTTATGATCCAGCTCTTAAGACCAAAGCCGTTCAACTAAGCAATGAGCGAACTAATATCTCAGAACTCGCACGAGAACTCGGAATCGCAGTTACACTACTCTACAAATGGCGTAAGGAGTACGAAGAATTTGGACAAGGCAGCTTTCCGGGGAATGGGAATTTAAAACTAACACCCGAACAGGAAAAAATCCACGAATTGGAGAAAAAGCTTAAGGATGCAGAACTGGAACGTGATATATTAAAAAAAG GCAATCGGCATCTTCTCCCAGAGCGGTCGATGAAATATGAATTTATAAAAAATAATGAATCCATATTCCCGATTGAAAAGATGTGTTATGTTTTAAAATTGAGTTCCAGCGGTTATTATAAATGGAAAAACAGATCTTTTAGCAAGAAATTGCTTTTGAAAGAAAAAATAAAAGAGCAGATAACTTCAATTTATTTTTCATCAAAACAACGCTACCGTAGTCCCAGAATTAGGTTTGAATTAAATTCATTAGGATATAAAATATCCCGAATCACTGTTGCAAAATATATGAAGGAGCTGGGTTTGAGAAGTAAGCTAAGTAAGAAATTTAAAGTGACAACCAATTTAAAACACAATTATTTAGTAGTAGAAAACCTGTTGAACCGGAATTTCATTGCAGAGAAACCTGTGCAGGCTTGGGTTTCAGACATTACTTATATTCAGACCAAGGAAGGATTTTTATACCTCACAACAGTCATTGATTTATATGACCAAAAAATAATCGGATGGAGTTTGAGTAATGGGATGAGCACCGAAGAAACAAGCCTTGCAGCTTGGAAAATGGCTGTTGGAAATAGAAAAATAGCAGATGGATTAATTTTCCATTCTGACCGGGGCATCCAGTATGCGAGCAGGAAATTTACAAATACTTTGAAATTTTATGAAGTAACAAGAAGTATGAGTCGCAAAGGAAATTGCTGGGATAATGCGGTAGCTGAGAGCTTTTTCAAATCGCTAAAAACAGAACTTATTTATGGAAACAAGCTTATTACAAAAGAAAAGATGAAACTGGAAATCTTTGAATACATCGAAGTCTGGTACAATAAAAAAAGACGTCACAGCACTCTGAATTACCAAACAATAGAAGAATTTAACAATCAAAACAAAATGTAG